The proteins below come from a single Oryzomicrobium terrae genomic window:
- a CDS encoding efflux RND transporter permease subunit, with the protein MQLPELCIRRPVMTTLLMAALLVFGLLAYRALPVSELPSVDFPTISVTASLPGASPETMAASVATPLEAQFSTIAGLDSMTSTSAQGSTTITLQFSLERDIDAAAQDVQSSIAAAQRKLPPDMPTPPSFRKVNPADSPIFYISMRSRTLPLPTVNEYAETLLAQRLSTLPGVAQVQVYGSQKFAVRVQADPDQLAARGVGLDELQQAIRGGNVKQPVGSIDGAQQSFALKTNGQLENANAYRPLIVAYRNGAPVRLEDVATPIDSVENAKIASWFFDGSSHQRSIMLAIQRQPGANTIATVDAIKATLPAFQAKLPASIEMTVLFDRSVSIRESIDDVQFTLVLAGVLVILVILLFLRNLSATVIPSLALPISVIGTFAVMQLLGYSLDNLSLLALTLAVGFVVDDAIVMLENIVRHVEAGERPFQAAIKGAREIGFTIISMTISLIAVFIPVLFMGGIVGRLLHEFAVTICAAILVSGFVSLTLTPMLCSRYLKGHAPGEATPHNRVYQAFERFFDALLAGYRASLTWALARRGWVIASFFLTLALTAGLFVSIPKDFLPSSDTGQIIAFTEGGQDASFQAMAERQRAVAAILAEDPNVAVFNSTVGAGGARPTTNTGTIFIRLKDAHERRLSADEIIQELRPKLAVVPGIKVYLQNPPSIRIGGQVTSAQYQYTLQDTDLGELYQWTDTLLGRIRKLPGFIDVTSNLNNQSPVMALDVDRDKLSSLGLTFAQVEDALQSAFSARQVSTIYGSTNQYQVILELSPQFQADPNTLSRLYVRAASGRLVPLDTVARVTRKTQALTVNHQAQLPSVTISFNLLPGTSLGEAVDRIKALEAELRPPVSLTTSLQGTAQAFQASLQGLGVLLLIAVVVVYIVLGILYESFIHPLTILSGLPSAGLGALLTLMIFKVDLSLYAFVGVIMLVGIVKKNAIMMIDFALEKQRHAGLAAAEAIFEACLTRFRPIMMTTMAALVGTLPIALGIGAGAEVRRPLGLAVVGGLVLSQFLTLYLTPVVYLYLDRWTRKESQELAPDQAHA; encoded by the coding sequence GTGCAACTGCCCGAGCTTTGCATCCGCCGCCCGGTGATGACCACGCTGCTGATGGCAGCGCTGCTCGTCTTCGGCCTGCTGGCCTACCGCGCCCTGCCCGTTTCCGAACTGCCGAGCGTGGACTTCCCGACCATCTCGGTCACCGCCTCCCTGCCCGGGGCCTCGCCGGAAACCATGGCGGCCTCGGTGGCCACGCCCCTGGAGGCCCAGTTCTCGACCATCGCCGGCCTGGACTCGATGACGTCCACCAGCGCCCAGGGCTCCACCACCATCACCCTGCAGTTTTCCCTGGAGCGGGACATCGATGCCGCCGCCCAGGACGTGCAGTCGTCCATTGCCGCCGCGCAACGCAAGCTGCCGCCGGACATGCCGACGCCGCCCTCGTTCCGCAAGGTGAACCCGGCGGATTCGCCGATCTTCTACATCTCGATGCGCTCGCGCACCCTGCCCCTGCCGACGGTGAACGAGTATGCCGAGACCCTGCTCGCCCAGCGTCTGTCCACCCTGCCTGGGGTCGCCCAGGTGCAGGTCTATGGCTCCCAGAAGTTCGCCGTGCGCGTCCAGGCCGATCCGGACCAGCTGGCCGCCCGGGGCGTGGGCCTGGATGAGTTGCAGCAGGCCATCCGCGGCGGCAACGTCAAGCAGCCGGTCGGCTCCATCGACGGGGCCCAACAGAGCTTCGCCCTCAAGACCAACGGCCAGCTGGAAAACGCCAACGCCTACCGCCCCCTGATCGTGGCCTACCGCAACGGTGCGCCGGTGCGCCTGGAAGACGTGGCGACGCCGATCGACAGCGTCGAGAACGCCAAGATCGCCAGCTGGTTCTTCGACGGCTCCAGCCACCAGCGCTCGATCATGCTGGCCATCCAGCGCCAGCCCGGCGCCAACACCATCGCCACGGTGGACGCCATCAAGGCCACTCTGCCCGCCTTCCAGGCCAAGCTGCCGGCATCCATCGAGATGACCGTGCTGTTCGACCGCAGCGTATCGATCCGCGAGTCCATCGATGACGTGCAGTTCACCCTGGTGCTGGCCGGGGTGCTGGTGATCCTGGTGATCCTGCTCTTCTTGCGCAACCTCTCGGCCACGGTGATTCCTAGTCTGGCCCTGCCGATTTCGGTGATCGGCACCTTCGCGGTGATGCAGCTGCTCGGCTACAGCCTGGACAACCTGTCGCTGCTGGCCCTGACTCTGGCGGTGGGCTTCGTCGTGGATGACGCCATCGTCATGCTGGAGAACATCGTCCGCCACGTCGAAGCCGGCGAACGGCCCTTTCAGGCAGCGATCAAGGGGGCCCGGGAGATCGGCTTCACCATCATCTCGATGACCATCTCGTTGATCGCCGTGTTTATTCCGGTGCTGTTCATGGGCGGCATCGTCGGCCGGTTGCTGCATGAATTCGCCGTGACCATCTGTGCCGCAATCCTGGTATCGGGTTTCGTCTCCCTGACCCTGACGCCGATGCTGTGCAGCCGCTACCTGAAAGGCCATGCCCCCGGCGAAGCAACGCCGCATAACCGGGTCTACCAGGCGTTCGAGCGCTTTTTCGACGCCTTGCTGGCCGGTTACCGGGCGTCCCTGACCTGGGCCCTGGCCCGGCGCGGCTGGGTCATCGCCAGCTTCTTCCTGACCCTGGCCCTAACTGCCGGCCTGTTTGTGTCCATCCCCAAGGATTTTCTGCCGAGCAGCGATACCGGCCAGATCATCGCCTTCACCGAGGGCGGCCAGGACGCCTCGTTCCAGGCCATGGCCGAGCGCCAGCGGGCAGTAGCCGCCATTCTGGCCGAAGATCCCAACGTGGCGGTGTTCAACTCCACCGTGGGAGCAGGCGGAGCCCGTCCCACCACCAATACGGGCACCATCTTCATCCGTCTCAAGGACGCCCATGAGCGCCGCCTGAGCGCCGACGAGATCATCCAGGAACTGCGCCCAAAACTGGCGGTGGTGCCGGGCATCAAGGTCTATCTGCAGAACCCGCCGTCGATCCGCATCGGCGGCCAGGTGACATCGGCCCAGTACCAGTACACCCTGCAGGACACCGACCTGGGCGAGCTGTACCAGTGGACCGACACCCTGCTCGGCCGTATCCGCAAGCTGCCGGGCTTCATCGATGTCACCAGCAACCTCAACAACCAGAGCCCGGTCATGGCCCTGGACGTGGATCGGGACAAGCTGTCGTCCCTCGGACTGACCTTTGCCCAGGTTGAGGACGCCCTGCAGAGCGCCTTCTCGGCCCGCCAGGTGTCCACCATCTACGGCTCCACCAACCAGTACCAGGTGATCCTGGAGCTTTCCCCCCAGTTCCAGGCCGACCCCAACACCCTGTCGCGCCTCTACGTGCGCGCCGCCAGCGGCCGGCTGGTCCCCCTGGATACGGTGGCCCGGGTCACACGCAAGACCCAGGCACTGACGGTGAACCACCAGGCCCAGCTCCCCTCGGTGACCATTTCCTTCAACCTGTTGCCGGGCACCTCCCTGGGCGAGGCGGTGGACCGCATCAAGGCCCTGGAGGCTGAACTGCGTCCGCCGGTTTCCCTGACCACCAGCCTGCAGGGCACCGCTCAGGCCTTCCAGGCCTCCCTCCAGGGATTGGGCGTGCTGCTGCTGATCGCCGTGGTAGTGGTCTATATCGTCCTGGGGATTCTCTACGAGAGCTTCATCCACCCCCTGACCATCCTCTCCGGCTTGCCCTCGGCGGGCCTAGGAGCGCTGCTGACGCTGATGATCTTCAAGGTGGACCTGAGCCTCTATGCCTTCGTCGGCGTGATCATGCTGGTTGGCATCGTCAAGAAGAACGCCATCATGATGATCGACTTCGCCCTGGAGAAGCAGCGCCACGCCGGGCTGGCCGCTGCGGAGGCCATTTTCGAAGCCTGCCTGACCCGCTTCCGGCCGATCATGATGACCACCATGGCGGCCCTGGTGGGCACCCTGCCGATCGCCCTGGGCATCGGCGCCGGGGCCGAAGTGCGCCGCCCTCTGGGCCTGGCGGTGGTGGGCGGCCTGGTGTTGTCCCAATTCCTGACCCTGTACCTGACCCCGGTGGTTTACCTGTATCTGGATCGGTGGACGCGAAAAGAGTCTCAGGAGCTTGCGCCTGATCAAGCGCATGCTTGA
- a CDS encoding efflux RND transporter periplasmic adaptor subunit — protein sequence MKTTKALRVGTATAAVVAVAAVGVWVSQRPDAAKSTAAKPMPPVPVTVATAQIRDMPRRLEVVGRGEAFETVSLRARVDGQVLAVPFTEGQTVKTGDLLVRLDPADYQARLAQAEAAQARDQAQLAKAEADVERYVALKAKGFVSEEKVAEVRSTAQAMAATVRADRAAAELARLQLAYTEIRAPFGGVVGAKLVFPGAGVKTNDTVLAVVNRVKPLYVSFAVPESQLLRVKDALAHGPLAVDISLPGPNAPHFAGQARFIDNAVDNTTGTVQMKATVSNDESRLMPGQFVNVSLVLGTEKNAVVIPSEAVQQGPNGAYVFVVGPNDTVELRKLAGITTQAGLAVIGQGLQGNETVVTDGQLRLTPGARIQVKPAAKPTNAANGMEAAEAAPVATPAVAGGGAKGEAPAVPATGR from the coding sequence ATGAAAACAACAAAAGCATTGCGCGTAGGAACTGCCACGGCAGCCGTAGTGGCGGTGGCCGCCGTGGGCGTATGGGTCAGCCAGCGTCCGGATGCCGCCAAGAGCACGGCAGCCAAGCCGATGCCGCCGGTGCCCGTCACCGTGGCCACCGCCCAGATCCGCGACATGCCCCGCCGCCTCGAGGTGGTCGGCCGCGGCGAAGCCTTTGAAACCGTATCCCTGCGCGCCCGGGTCGATGGCCAGGTGCTGGCGGTGCCGTTTACCGAAGGACAGACGGTCAAGACCGGCGACCTGCTGGTGCGCCTCGACCCGGCCGACTACCAGGCCCGCCTGGCCCAGGCCGAGGCGGCCCAAGCCCGGGACCAGGCCCAGCTGGCCAAGGCCGAAGCCGATGTGGAACGCTATGTGGCGTTGAAGGCCAAGGGCTTTGTTTCGGAAGAAAAAGTGGCGGAGGTGCGCAGCACCGCCCAAGCTATGGCCGCCACGGTACGCGCCGACCGGGCAGCCGCCGAACTCGCCCGCCTGCAGCTGGCCTACACCGAGATCCGCGCCCCCTTCGGCGGTGTGGTCGGCGCCAAACTGGTGTTCCCCGGCGCCGGGGTGAAGACCAACGACACGGTGCTGGCGGTGGTCAACCGGGTGAAGCCCCTGTACGTCAGCTTTGCCGTGCCGGAAAGCCAGTTGCTGCGCGTCAAGGACGCCCTCGCCCACGGCCCCCTGGCGGTGGACATTTCCCTGCCCGGCCCGAACGCGCCGCACTTCGCCGGCCAGGCCCGCTTCATCGACAACGCAGTGGACAACACCACCGGCACGGTGCAGATGAAGGCCACCGTGAGCAATGACGAGAGCCGGCTGATGCCCGGCCAGTTCGTCAACGTCAGCCTGGTGCTGGGAACCGAAAAGAACGCGGTGGTGATCCCCAGCGAGGCGGTCCAGCAGGGGCCCAACGGCGCCTACGTTTTTGTCGTCGGCCCCAACGACACGGTGGAATTGCGCAAGCTGGCGGGCATCACCACCCAGGCGGGCCTGGCGGTGATCGGCCAGGGCCTGCAAGGCAACGAGACGGTGGTCACCGACGGCCAGCTGCGCCTGACCCCGGGGGCGCGCATCCAGGTCAAGCCGGCCGCCAAGCCCACGAATGCCGCAAACGGCATGGAGGCCGCGGAGGCCGCCCCAGTCGCAACGCCGGCGGTCGCCGGCGGCGGCGCCAAGGGCGAAGCGCCGGCCGTGCCCGCCACCGGCCGCTGA
- a CDS encoding GlcG/HbpS family heme-binding protein — MKTREALTLDDVKKIAAAAEAEALKHHWPVTIAICDDGGHLLWLQRLDGAAPVSSEVAPGKARAAAIGRKPSKAFEDMINGGRFAALNMPVMPLEGGEMIVVNGTVIGAVGVSGVKAAEDAQVARAGVAAIGAQVSL, encoded by the coding sequence ATGAAAACTCGCGAAGCCCTGACCCTGGACGACGTCAAGAAGATTGCCGCCGCCGCCGAGGCTGAAGCGCTCAAGCACCACTGGCCGGTGACCATCGCCATCTGCGACGATGGCGGCCACCTGCTGTGGCTGCAGCGCCTCGACGGCGCCGCGCCGGTAAGCAGCGAGGTGGCGCCCGGCAAGGCCCGCGCCGCCGCCATCGGGCGCAAGCCGAGCAAGGCCTTCGAGGACATGATCAACGGCGGCCGCTTCGCCGCCCTGAACATGCCGGTGATGCCCCTGGAAGGGGGCGAAATGATCGTGGTGAACGGCACCGTCATCGGCGCCGTCGGTGTCTCCGGCGTCAAGGCGGCGGAAGATGCCCAAGTGGCCCGGGCCGGCGTTGCCGCCATCGGTGCCCAGGTCAGCCTGTAA
- a CDS encoding CBS domain-containing protein, translated as MTNRCLAYIVKDQEPLTLAPGESVQHACKRMWERRVGAVLVVKSGKLVGIFTGRDAVRALAEGRDPAETILAAVMTAEPDTIAPERTAIDALRMMSDGGYRHLPIVADGKVLGIVSRGDFKGLELDRLEDETCLWERIC; from the coding sequence ATGACCAACCGTTGCTTGGCGTACATCGTCAAGGATCAGGAGCCGCTCACGCTGGCGCCGGGGGAATCGGTTCAGCATGCCTGCAAGCGCATGTGGGAGCGCCGCGTCGGCGCGGTGCTGGTGGTTAAGAGCGGCAAGCTGGTGGGCATCTTTACCGGGCGGGATGCGGTGCGCGCCCTGGCCGAAGGGCGCGATCCGGCCGAAACCATCCTGGCGGCGGTGATGACCGCCGAGCCGGACACCATCGCTCCCGAGCGCACCGCGATCGATGCCTTGCGCATGATGAGCGACGGCGGCTACCGCCACCTGCCCATCGTCGCTGACGGCAAGGTGCTCGGCATCGTCTCCCGAGGCGACTTCAAGGGTCTGGAACTGGACCGCCTGGAAGACGAGACCTGCCTGTGGGAACGGATTTGCTGA
- a CDS encoding ArsR/SmtB family transcription factor yields the protein MGGALQNTSPALGATGFNDAEIERTARVFQAIAHPLRLSIVCVLAEGEACVQDILASLRQCGVHTSQPNISQHLAMLYDRGILASRKEANRVIYGVRDTRLLDFMGLMRDVYCP from the coding sequence ATGGGGGGCGCTCTGCAAAATACGTCCCCCGCCCTGGGCGCCACTGGCTTCAACGACGCCGAAATCGAGCGCACCGCCCGGGTCTTTCAGGCCATCGCCCACCCGCTGCGGCTGTCCATTGTCTGCGTCCTGGCCGAGGGCGAGGCCTGCGTCCAGGACATCCTGGCGTCGCTGCGCCAGTGCGGTGTCCATACCTCCCAGCCGAACATCTCCCAGCACCTGGCGATGCTCTACGACCGGGGCATCCTGGCCTCGCGCAAGGAGGCCAACCGGGTCATCTACGGCGTCCGCGATACGCGCCTGCTCGACTTCATGGGACTGATGCGCGACGTCTATTGCCCCTGA
- a CDS encoding ATP-binding cassette domain-containing protein, with protein MRFNHHENQYLSEVDARANQTAPDAAPSTAAPTTLPTTPAEAGLAVRVEGVAKRFGERPVLAGIDLAIAPGEFVAIVGRSGCGKSTLLRLLAGLDAPSAGAIALDGQPARGLHPDVRIMFQDARLLPWQTVLGNVTLGLPGPRQAAEARARQALAEVGLADRANEWPARLSGGQRQRVALARALVHRPRLLLLDEPLGALDALTRIEMQRLIERLWQEHGFTAVLVTHDVAEAVALADRIVLIEDGQLALDAPVALPRPRERGEAGFATLEGRVLKRLMSVEALNARNQIRGTVAEIRLDPVLSEVRIDTRHGPVVAAISTRSLAEHPLEVGAPVLAVFKSNDVALARLEQGDGERPLTEFFPIPSFIG; from the coding sequence ATGCGCTTCAACCATCACGAAAACCAATACCTGTCCGAGGTGGATGCCCGGGCCAACCAGACTGCGCCGGATGCTGCACCCAGTACTGCCGCCCCAACCACCCTCCCCACCACCCCCGCCGAGGCGGGCCTGGCCGTCCGGGTCGAGGGCGTGGCCAAGCGCTTCGGCGAGCGGCCGGTGCTGGCCGGCATCGACCTCGCCATCGCCCCGGGCGAGTTTGTCGCCATCGTCGGCCGCAGCGGCTGCGGCAAGAGCACCTTGCTGCGCCTGCTCGCCGGCCTGGATGCCCCTTCCGCCGGCGCCATCGCCCTGGACGGCCAGCCGGCCCGGGGCTTGCACCCGGACGTGCGCATCATGTTCCAGGACGCCCGCCTGCTGCCCTGGCAGACCGTGCTGGGCAACGTCACCCTGGGCCTGCCCGGACCACGCCAGGCGGCCGAAGCCAGGGCCCGCCAGGCCCTGGCCGAGGTGGGCCTGGCCGACCGGGCTAACGAATGGCCGGCGCGCCTGTCCGGCGGCCAGCGCCAGCGGGTGGCCCTGGCCCGGGCCCTGGTGCACCGGCCGCGCCTGTTGCTGCTCGACGAGCCTCTGGGCGCCCTGGACGCCCTGACCCGCATCGAGATGCAGCGCCTGATCGAGCGGCTGTGGCAGGAGCACGGCTTCACCGCCGTGCTGGTGACCCACGACGTGGCCGAAGCGGTGGCCCTGGCCGACCGCATCGTGCTGATCGAGGACGGCCAGCTGGCCCTGGACGCCCCGGTGGCCCTGCCCCGCCCCCGGGAGCGGGGCGAGGCCGGTTTCGCCACCCTGGAAGGCCGGGTGCTCAAGCGCCTGATGAGTGTCGAGGCCCTCAATGCGCGCAACCAGATCCGCGGCACGGTGGCCGAGATCCGGCTCGACCCGGTGCTCTCCGAGGTGCGCATCGACACCCGGCACGGCCCGGTGGTGGCGGCCATCTCCACCCGCTCCCTGGCCGAGCACCCCCTGGAGGTGGGAGCGCCGGTGCTGGCGGTGTTCAAGTCCAACGACGTGGCCCTGGCCCGCCTGGAGCAAGGAGACGGCGAGCGCCCCCTCACCGAGTTTTTCCCCATCCCCAGCTTCATCGGCTAA
- a CDS encoding CysB family HTH-type transcriptional regulator translates to MNFQQLRIIRETLRQDFNLTEVANALYTSQPGVSKHIKDLEDELGVEIFVRRGKRLLGLTEPGKELAVVVERMLIDAQNLRRIADHFASRETGHFVVATTHTQARYALPQIIKWFKADYPKVHLTLLQGSPREIAEMLVAGEADIGIATEGLNKFPELVTFPCYTWSHAVIVPHGHPLLDLPEITLEALGDYPIITYHEGFTGRAHIDQAFAAAGVVPDIVLSAIDADVIKTYVGLDLGVGIVASMAYDAERDRNLVMIPVPGLFPANTTRLAVRRGAYLRSYAHAFIEKVSPDLGEEVVKSALKQPAGAEA, encoded by the coding sequence ATGAACTTTCAGCAACTGCGCATCATCCGTGAAACCCTGCGCCAGGATTTCAACCTGACCGAGGTGGCCAACGCCCTGTACACCTCCCAGCCCGGCGTCAGCAAGCACATCAAGGATCTGGAAGACGAGCTCGGCGTCGAGATCTTCGTCCGCCGCGGCAAGCGCCTGCTCGGCCTGACCGAGCCGGGCAAGGAACTGGCGGTGGTAGTGGAGCGGATGCTGATCGACGCCCAGAACCTGCGCCGCATCGCCGATCACTTCGCCAGCCGCGAAACCGGCCACTTCGTCGTCGCCACCACCCACACCCAGGCCCGCTACGCCCTGCCGCAGATCATCAAGTGGTTCAAGGCCGACTACCCCAAGGTGCACCTCACCCTGCTCCAGGGCAGCCCCCGGGAAATCGCCGAGATGCTGGTGGCCGGCGAGGCCGACATCGGCATCGCCACCGAAGGGCTGAACAAGTTTCCCGAACTGGTCACCTTTCCCTGCTACACCTGGAGCCACGCGGTGATCGTGCCCCACGGCCACCCCTTGCTGGATCTGCCGGAAATCACCCTGGAGGCCCTGGGCGACTACCCGATCATCACCTACCACGAAGGCTTCACTGGCCGCGCCCACATCGACCAGGCCTTCGCCGCCGCCGGGGTGGTGCCGGACATCGTGCTCTCGGCCATCGACGCCGACGTGATCAAGACCTACGTGGGCCTGGACCTGGGGGTGGGCATCGTCGCCTCCATGGCCTACGACGCCGAGCGGGACCGCAACCTGGTGATGATCCCGGTGCCCGGCCTGTTCCCGGCCAACACCACCCGGCTGGCGGTGCGACGCGGCGCCTACCTGCGCAGCTACGCCCATGCCTTCATCGAGAAGGTGTCGCCGGACCTGGGCGAGGAGGTAGTCAAATCGGCCCTCAAGCAGCCCGCCGGGGCGGAGGCCTGA
- a CDS encoding CHAT domain-containing tetratricopeptide repeat protein, which yields MAAHQFKRRIVPACLVLGIALGQWAPATRAADAPLASDELKLTLPPRTIEDITRLLDHYKPDPAVAAQALRAADAPPPATADRTALFEFYWQRGRAAGQVGRIRQQIEDLRQARELAAPGSPGHLRALRELGAAESAGGNLLTALRYCEEAIRANQNQKGKLTGAYQLAAHLLTRLGDFDGARARLRDLDDVLALLKRTRNWPNYGHAWTANYERARGELFVAEGRFVEAERAYRQALKENELFFTTLPEVSSVEQDLPSRNSVLQAREAIKRNLAGTLLSQGRTTEAEIWARQALRDSLERVGRDSIDTARDLRLLAAIIAEEGRYAEATRLAQASLEAFESAGTAPDSLTLADGRRVLGSALVAQGRYPEAIAVFDAMRAGIASDPDLLAKADSGDLDWVLALLRTGKAPGAERMAATMLATASRKFGDNAARTAEVRGFHAMALAALGDHARAFAAFSQAVPVLLDQARSDSEAETGSLKRQRRLLLVLESYLHLLGQLPQTPHNLPPGFDIAAESFRLADIARSSGVQRALTASAARARIDDPVLADLARQEQDAQRRVNSLNNLLTQLLSAPPDQQLPKIQDNIRSDIATLRRQREGYRQEIVKRFPDYAQLVDPKPVTLEEARRRLHPGEVLVAWYFGEEGGQVWALPAQGQARFAPVALSRRAMAGEVATLRRALDPAASTIEEIPAFDVAAAYRLYQHLLQPVQAAWQGAQVILAVPHGELGQLPLSVLLTDAAPQPAKSGVPFAGYRDLPWLAKQAAIAQLPSVTALASLRALKPGPAQRRPFIGFGDPLFSTEQARLAAAAPAAGMATRGVPLKRRNTPKTSGVDSAELAQLPRLPDTGSEIREIAQVLGAAGDGDIYLQSRASEQSVLAADLANRRVVMFATHGLVPGDLNGLDEPALALSAPEVSGGQGDGLLTLDEILGLKLNADWVVLSACNTAAGDGNGAEAVSGLGRAFFYAGARALLVSNWPVETVAARLIMTDLFKRQVHTPGLAKAEALRQAMAALRDGPGSVDAKTGKTNFSYAHPLFWAPFVVVGD from the coding sequence GTGGCAGCACACCAGTTCAAGCGCCGGATCGTCCCGGCCTGCCTGGTCCTGGGCATCGCCCTGGGCCAGTGGGCGCCAGCCACCCGGGCGGCCGACGCGCCCTTGGCCAGCGACGAGCTAAAGCTGACCCTGCCGCCGCGCACCATCGAAGACATCACCCGCCTGCTCGACCACTACAAGCCCGATCCGGCGGTGGCCGCCCAGGCCCTGCGCGCCGCCGATGCGCCGCCCCCGGCCACCGCGGACCGGACCGCCCTGTTCGAGTTCTACTGGCAACGGGGCCGGGCCGCCGGCCAGGTCGGGCGCATCCGCCAGCAGATCGAGGATCTACGTCAGGCCCGGGAGCTGGCCGCCCCGGGTAGTCCCGGCCACCTGCGCGCCCTGCGCGAACTGGGTGCGGCCGAATCGGCCGGCGGCAACCTGCTCACCGCGCTGCGCTATTGCGAAGAGGCGATCCGGGCCAACCAGAACCAGAAAGGCAAGCTCACCGGCGCCTACCAGCTGGCGGCCCACCTGCTCACCCGCCTGGGGGACTTCGACGGTGCCCGGGCACGCCTGCGCGACCTGGACGACGTCCTCGCCCTCCTCAAACGCACGAGGAACTGGCCCAACTATGGCCACGCCTGGACGGCCAATTACGAGCGGGCCCGGGGCGAACTGTTCGTCGCCGAAGGACGCTTCGTCGAGGCGGAACGGGCCTATCGCCAGGCCCTCAAGGAAAACGAACTGTTCTTCACGACCCTGCCCGAGGTGTCATCGGTGGAGCAGGATCTGCCCTCGCGCAATTCCGTGCTGCAGGCCCGGGAAGCGATCAAGCGCAACCTGGCCGGGACCCTGCTCTCCCAGGGCAGGACGACGGAGGCGGAAATCTGGGCCCGCCAGGCCCTGCGCGACTCACTGGAACGGGTCGGGCGGGATTCGATCGACACCGCCCGGGATCTGCGCCTGCTGGCGGCGATCATTGCCGAGGAAGGACGCTACGCCGAAGCGACCCGCCTGGCCCAGGCCTCCCTGGAGGCCTTCGAGAGCGCCGGCACGGCCCCCGATTCCCTCACCCTGGCCGATGGCCGGCGCGTCCTGGGCAGCGCCCTGGTGGCCCAGGGCCGTTACCCGGAGGCGATCGCCGTGTTCGACGCCATGCGCGCCGGCATCGCCAGCGACCCGGACCTCCTGGCCAAGGCGGATTCCGGCGACCTGGACTGGGTGCTGGCCCTGCTGCGCACCGGCAAGGCCCCGGGGGCGGAACGGATGGCCGCCACCATGCTCGCCACGGCCAGCCGCAAATTTGGCGACAACGCCGCCCGGACCGCCGAGGTGCGCGGCTTCCACGCCATGGCCCTGGCAGCCCTGGGCGACCATGCCCGGGCCTTTGCCGCCTTTTCCCAGGCCGTTCCCGTCCTGCTCGACCAGGCGCGCAGCGACAGCGAAGCCGAGACCGGCAGCCTGAAACGGCAGCGTCGCCTGCTGCTGGTGCTGGAAAGCTACCTGCACCTGCTCGGTCAGCTGCCCCAGACGCCGCACAACCTGCCCCCCGGGTTCGATATCGCCGCCGAATCCTTCCGCCTGGCCGACATCGCCCGTTCCAGCGGCGTGCAACGGGCCCTGACCGCCAGCGCCGCCCGGGCCCGCATCGACGATCCGGTCCTGGCCGACCTGGCCCGCCAGGAGCAGGACGCCCAGCGGCGGGTCAATTCCCTCAACAACCTGCTCACCCAGCTCCTCTCCGCTCCGCCGGACCAGCAGCTGCCCAAGATCCAGGACAACATCCGCAGCGACATCGCCACCCTGCGCCGCCAGCGGGAAGGCTACCGCCAGGAGATCGTCAAGCGCTTCCCCGACTACGCCCAGCTGGTGGACCCGAAGCCGGTCACCCTGGAAGAAGCGCGCCGCCGCCTACACCCGGGCGAAGTGCTGGTGGCCTGGTACTTCGGCGAGGAAGGGGGCCAAGTCTGGGCCCTACCCGCCCAGGGCCAGGCCCGCTTCGCCCCGGTGGCCCTGTCCCGCCGCGCCATGGCTGGCGAAGTGGCCACGCTGCGCCGCGCCCTGGACCCGGCGGCCAGCACCATCGAGGAAATCCCCGCCTTCGACGTGGCGGCCGCCTACCGCCTCTACCAGCACCTCCTCCAGCCGGTGCAGGCGGCCTGGCAGGGCGCCCAGGTGATCCTGGCCGTGCCCCACGGCGAACTCGGCCAGCTGCCCCTGAGCGTGCTGCTCACCGACGCCGCGCCCCAGCCCGCCAAGAGCGGCGTGCCCTTCGCCGGCTACCGGGACCTGCCCTGGCTGGCCAAGCAGGCGGCCATTGCCCAGCTGCCCTCGGTCACGGCCCTGGCCAGCCTGCGCGCCCTCAAGCCGGGGCCGGCCCAGCGCCGCCCCTTCATCGGGTTCGGCGACCCCCTGTTCAGCACCGAGCAGGCCAGGCTGGCGGCAGCCGCCCCGGCCGCGGGCATGGCCACCCGGGGCGTGCCGCTCAAGCGGCGCAACACCCCCAAGACCAGTGGCGTCGATTCGGCCGAGCTGGCCCAGTTGCCGCGCCTGCCCGACACCGGCAGCGAAATCCGCGAGATCGCCCAGGTGCTCGGCGCCGCCGGCGACGGCGACATCTACCTGCAAAGCCGGGCCAGCGAGCAGTCGGTCTTGGCCGCCGACCTGGCCAACCGGCGGGTGGTGATGTTCGCCACCCACGGGCTGGTGCCCGGCGACCTGAACGGCCTGGACGAGCCGGCCCTGGCCCTGAGCGCGCCGGAGGTGAGCGGCGGCCAGGGCGACGGCCTGCTCACCCTGGACGAGATCCTCGGCCTCAAGCTCAATGCCGATTGGGTGGTACTCTCCGCCTGCAATACCGCCGCCGGGGACGGCAACGGCGCCGAAGCGGTGTCCGGCCTGGGCCGGGCCTTCTTCTACGCTGGCGCCCGGGCCCTGCTGGTGTCCAACTGGCCGGTGGAAACCGTGGCCGCCCGGCTGATCATGACCGACCTGTTCAAGCGCCAGGTGCACACCCCCGGCCTGGCCAAGGCCGAAGCCCTGCGCCAGGCCATGGCCGCCCTGCGCGATGGCCCGGGCAGCGTCGATGCCAAGACCGGCAAGACCAATTTCAGTTACGCCCATCCCTTGTTCTGGGCGCCTTTTGTCGTGGTGGGCGATTGA